CTCGCCGTCCGGGGTCCGCAGCCACACCTGGTTCACATCGCCGTCGCTCCTCAGGAACCCGGCGTGCCCCGCGTGCAGGAGCAGCCCCGCGGGGTCGCCAGCGATCGAGTCGCCGAGCGCCACCTCTTCGCCATCCGCCGTGTACAGGAAGCTCGAGCTCGTGCTCCCGTCCGACCACCGGCCGGCGACGTTCGTCCCGTCGGTGATGGGCCGCTCCAGGTTGCCCGGGTGATCTCCGAGGGTGCCCACGAGCAGGTGGCGGATGAACGGCTCTTCGTACGTTGCGTAAAAGATGTCGCCGGAGGCCGCGATGTCGGCCTGGAACGGCGAGTCGCTGCCCGTCCGGCTCCAGATGCCCCGGCTGCGCCCGGTCGATAGCGTGTGCGCGTACGCCCCGCCCCCGTCCTCCGTGACCCACACCAGCGAGTCGCCGTTCACCGCGTCCAGCCGGCCTGAAGTGATCCTGGTCCACACGCCGTTGACCGACGTGAAGATGCGACCGTACCCGGACTGGATCGCGGCTCCCGACGGCGTGAGCGCGCCGTAGGTGGGGGTGCTCCCGGGCGGATCCTGCGGTAGCGTCGCGAGCCAGCTCACCTGCTGCGAGGCGCGGTCGAGGATGCCGAGCGGCTGGAGCTGATTCAGGAACAGGACACGATCGGCGTCGAAATCGAGGATCGCGCCCTGGACGCGATGCACCGCGACGAGCTTCGGGCTGCGCTCGATGTAGAGAGGTCCGTAGGTCGCCGAGAACGAGGTGCTGCCGGCGCTCACACCGCCGGAGATCGTGAGCGTGAGCTCTTCCCCCGATTCGAACGCCGGGAAGGGGCGTGTGAGGAGCATCAACGTCCCCGGCGGCGTGCTCGGCGTGCGGTCGACGCAAGCGCTCGCCGTCTGCGTCCGGCCTCGGACCTCCACGCAAAGGCGCTGGCACTCCTGGGTCGATGTCGCGAAACACCTCACGTCGAGCGGCACGTTCCCGGAAATGACGGTGTGCGGGCGCGGGCTCGAGAGGTAAAGAAGCGGCGTCTCCTGGGCCAGCGCAGCCGCGGCCGTGAGCGACAGGAGCGATGCGGCGGCGAAGCTGATCAGCGTACGAGAATCGCGCATGGGACCTCCAGTTGATGAACACTTGGATGCTACCCCGTGGAGCCGTGTTCATGGCATCCTCGTCAGGGGCAGCGCGCGCGGCTCCTTGGAGCAACGCGAGCGCGAACGGAAGCGGCTTCGCCCCCCCGCTCGCACGCTGTCATCAGGTCATCCCGGTCACCCGAGCGCTCGAGCCTGCCAGCTCCGATGTGCTCCGAGCACCGACGGCGAGCTCAGCGAAGCCGCCATCGCCGAGCCCGCCCCCCACCGGCTCAGCCGCGAGCGCGCACGGCCTCGAGGACAACGTGACGCGCCTGACGCACTCGGCTCGATGGTTCACCGGAATGGCCCTGTCTCGGTCCGACTGGCCATCCCGCACATGGACGGTCCCCTCGCCACGTTCGGCGGAAAACCGGAAGAGACCCACACTGGACCGACCGAGGACGCCTGCGCCTCAGGGGCAACGCGGAGCTGTGTACTCGCCGCTGGGATCGGTGTCCCAGAGCGAGCCTACGGTGAGACGGAAGCGCACTTCGGCGTTGTCGATGGAGAGGATCTCGAGCGTGCCCGGCCCGAACGACCCGCCTCCCCACGGGCAGTCGTCCGGCCGCGGAGAGTAGGGCTCGCCCGTCTCGCTCATGTGGCTATAGCTGATGAGCGCTGGATCCTCGAGATCGTAGACGCCGACCTGCTGGTAGGCGCTGGGCAGCACGATGCTCAATTGCCAGTGCCCGCCGCAGCGGAGTTGCGTGGTCGGGGAGCCGCACGAGACCCCCAGATCCGAGGCACGAAGGAAGAGGTCGTCGGGATCGAGCGCCGGGCCGTCGCCGCCGCCCGACCCGCTGCTGCCTCCGACGTCACCCTGGCTCTCCCAGTACCGGTCCCAGAGCACGTCCATCTGAGCGCGCGTCAAGGCGACGGCCGGCAACGCATCACCTGGCTCCGCGTCGCCCCCGGAGCTGCCGCTGCCCGCCGTGTCGATCGAGCCGCTC
The DNA window shown above is from Sorangium aterium and carries:
- a CDS encoding MYXO-CTERM sorting domain-containing protein, whose product is MRDSRTLISFAAASLLSLTAAAALAQETPLLYLSSPRPHTVISGNVPLDVRCFATSTQECQRLCVEVRGRTQTASACVDRTPSTPPGTLMLLTRPFPAFESGEELTLTISGGVSAGSTSFSATYGPLYIERSPKLVAVHRVQGAILDFDADRVLFLNQLQPLGILDRASQQVSWLATLPQDPPGSTPTYGALTPSGAAIQSGYGRIFTSVNGVWTRITSGRLDAVNGDSLVWVTEDGGGAYAHTLSTGRSRGIWSRTGSDSPFQADIAASGDIFYATYEEPFIRHLLVGTLGDHPGNLERPITDGTNVAGRWSDGSTSSSFLYTADGEEVALGDSIAGDPAGLLLHAGHAGFLRSDGDVNQVWLRTPDGELHQLSSFETSSQFDQQKLRIGHDGISDSGEVVFLNEGKRYIGRPGAPPEEISSALGHARWFDGSWYVTLGNTLFRVEAAGAAAPPVAALRAGSKGLEGDYKEVVVRPIADEALEEEPALLRRHGSDALPALSDLEEATGLAGDAPDGAQAAAGCSAGGSAGPGGGGAAAFAALAGLALARRRRRA